A genomic segment from Bacteroidota bacterium encodes:
- a CDS encoding MerR family transcriptional regulator, translating into MPTEEIEKYYINIGELAKKFDVSVSLIRYWEKEFKQFRPDTTEKGTRKYSKKNIETFSLLYRLIKTEGYTIEGAKEKLNKQPKLQSNQETIEKLTELKSFLTRLNDLIG; encoded by the coding sequence ATGCCAACCGAAGAAATAGAAAAATATTATATCAATATAGGCGAACTAGCTAAGAAGTTTGATGTTTCCGTTTCGTTAATTAGGTATTGGGAAAAAGAATTTAAACAATTCAGACCCGATACAACAGAAAAAGGTACCAGAAAGTACAGCAAAAAAAATATTGAAACATTTAGCCTGTTATATAGGTTAATAAAAACAGAAGGATACACCATTGAAGGTGCCAAAGAAAAATTAAATAAACAGCCCAAATTACAGAGCAATCAGGAAACCATTGAGAAATTAACGGAATTGAAAAGCTTTTTAACCAGACTGAATGATTTGATTGGATAG
- a CDS encoding bifunctional 3,4-dihydroxy-2-butanone-4-phosphate synthase/GTP cyclohydrolase II: MFNTIEEAIEDIKNGKIIIVVDDEDRENEGDFLTAARNVTPEVINFMAKEGRGLICAPLIDTRCQELKLELMVSDNTTLHETPFTVSVDLLGKGCTTGISAQDRAKTVQALIDPATKPEELGKPGHIFPLKARPEGVLRRAGHTEAAIDFARLAGFEPAGCIVEILNEDGTMARLPELVKVAEKFDMKLVTIKDLIAYRLKKESLIQRIISVDMPTEYGHFVLTAYKQIDTDQEHLVLQKGTWEENEPVLVRVHSSCVTGDIFHSMRCDCGDQLAKSMQMIEKEGKGVIIYINQEGRGIGLINKLKAYKLQEQGLDTVEANIKLGFKMDERDYGVGAQMLRDIGICKMRLMTNNPTKRAGLIGYGLEIVENVPIVVESNPHNKKYFETKRDKMGHEFTS, from the coding sequence ATGTTTAATACCATAGAAGAAGCCATTGAGGATATAAAAAACGGTAAGATTATTATTGTTGTAGATGATGAAGACCGTGAAAATGAAGGAGATTTTTTAACAGCAGCACGAAACGTAACTCCCGAAGTTATCAATTTTATGGCCAAAGAAGGTCGCGGATTAATTTGTGCGCCACTTATTGATACCCGTTGCCAGGAGCTAAAGTTAGAGTTGATGGTGAGCGATAATACCACATTACACGAAACTCCATTCACCGTTTCAGTCGATTTATTGGGTAAAGGCTGTACAACAGGCATATCAGCACAAGACAGAGCCAAAACCGTACAGGCATTAATTGACCCCGCTACAAAACCAGAAGAATTAGGAAAACCCGGACATATATTTCCATTAAAAGCAAGACCAGAAGGTGTATTAAGAAGAGCCGGCCATACAGAAGCAGCTATTGATTTTGCACGTTTAGCAGGTTTTGAACCAGCGGGTTGTATAGTTGAAATACTGAATGAAGACGGAACCATGGCACGATTACCAGAATTGGTTAAAGTGGCCGAAAAGTTTGATATGAAGTTAGTAACTATTAAAGATTTAATAGCTTACCGATTAAAGAAAGAAAGTTTAATTCAAAGAATTATATCAGTTGATATGCCAACCGAATATGGTCATTTTGTTTTAACAGCATACAAACAAATTGATACCGATCAGGAACATCTAGTGCTTCAAAAAGGAACTTGGGAAGAAAATGAACCCGTTTTAGTACGTGTACATTCAAGTTGCGTTACAGGCGATATATTTCATAGCATGCGTTGCGATTGTGGTGATCAGTTGGCCAAATCAATGCAAATGATTGAAAAAGAAGGCAAAGGAGTTATTATATACATTAATCAGGAGGGCAGAGGTATTGGTTTAATTAATAAACTAAAAGCCTATAAATTACAGGAACAAGGTTTAGATACCGTTGAAGCCAATATAAAACTTGGTTTTAAAATGGACGAAAGAGATTATGGTGTAGGCGCACAAATGTTACGCGATATAGGAATTTGCAAAATGCGTTTAATGACGAATAATCCTACCAAACGTGCTGGGTTAATTGGCTATGGCTTAGAAATAGTAGAAAATGTACCCATTGTAGTAGAGTCAAATCCGCACAATAAAAAGTATTTCGAAACCAAGCGTGACAAAATGGGGCATGAGTTTACAAGCTAA
- a CDS encoding septum formation initiator family protein — protein MQKLVLKYYKYLINKYAIATGLFLFVLLFSDRNGLVNQWEQKTKYNRVLEENKYFKTEIEKLNKDYVNLFSNAKNLEKYAREKYLMKRDDEDVFIIVKK, from the coding sequence ATGCAAAAACTAGTACTCAAATATTATAAATATTTAATAAACAAATATGCCATAGCAACCGGGTTATTTTTGTTTGTTTTACTATTTAGTGATAGGAATGGATTAGTCAATCAATGGGAACAGAAAACCAAGTATAACAGGGTTTTAGAAGAAAATAAGTATTTTAAAACAGAGATAGAAAAGCTGAATAAGGATTACGTTAACTTGTTTTCAAATGCAAAAAATTTAGAGAAATATGCACGTGAAAAGTATTTGATGAAACGTGATGATGAAGATGTTTTTATTATTGTAAAAAAATAG
- a CDS encoding ATP-binding cassette domain-containing protein gives MIKLENINKTFGTKQVLKNISANFYTGKCNFVIGASGGGKSVLMKCMVGLLTPETGSIMFDDRNFLKLNYKEKINVRKDIGMLFQNTALFDSLNVEDNVAFPLRMFTDFTEEQILERVNFCLSRVNLVNVNKLFPSNISGGQKKRVGIARAIALNPKYLFCDEPNSGLDPLTSRVIDELIKDITKEYNITTIINTHDMKSLFVMGENIVFIHQGQKWWEGEKEGIRSSGNRELLAFMEASEF, from the coding sequence ATGATAAAATTAGAAAACATAAATAAAACATTTGGTACCAAACAAGTGCTTAAAAACATATCAGCCAATTTTTATACCGGTAAGTGTAACTTCGTAATAGGAGCGAGCGGTGGCGGTAAATCAGTATTAATGAAGTGCATGGTGGGTTTACTCACGCCCGAAACAGGCAGCATTATGTTTGATGACAGGAACTTTTTAAAGCTCAATTACAAAGAAAAAATAAACGTAAGAAAAGACATAGGCATGTTGTTTCAGAATACAGCCCTGTTTGATTCATTAAATGTAGAAGATAATGTGGCATTTCCTCTACGTATGTTTACCGATTTTACAGAAGAACAGATTTTAGAAAGAGTAAACTTCTGTTTAAGCAGGGTAAACCTGGTAAATGTAAACAAACTGTTCCCCTCCAATATTTCAGGTGGACAAAAGAAACGTGTTGGTATTGCCCGCGCCATAGCCTTAAATCCTAAATATTTATTTTGCGATGAGCCTAATTCAGGCCTTGATCCATTAACAAGCCGTGTTATAGACGAACTGATTAAAGATATTACTAAAGAGTACAATATAACTACCATTATAAATACCCATGATATGAAGAGCTTGTTCGTGATGGGAGAAAACATTGTATTTATTCATCAGGGACAAAAATGGTGGGAAGGTGAAAAAGAAGGTATACGCTCTTCAGGAAATAGAGAGCTATTGGCTTTTATGGAAGCCAGCGAATTTTAA
- the eno gene encoding phosphopyruvate hydratase, whose product MGSIVEIKARQILDSRGNPTVEVDVTTEDGALGRAAVPSGASTGAHEAVELRDGDKAVYLGKGVLKAVENINGKIADALLGVDVFEQNNIDAAMIALDGTENKAVLGANAILAVSLACAKAGAIESNMPLYRYVGGVNANTLPIPMMNIVNGGSHADNSIDFQEFMIMPVGADSFSRALQMGTEVFHHLKAVLKSKGYSTNVGDEGGFAPNIKSNEEAIETVLTAIEKAGFKPGQDIYIAMDAATTEFYDEKTGLYTFKKSDGKQMTSSEMVSYWKTWCDKYPIISIEDGLAEDDWAGWAELTQVLGSKVQLVGDDLFVTNTKRLADGIKKGVANSILVKVNQIGSLTETIDAVNLATRNSYTNIMSHRSGETEDTTIADLAVALNSGQIKTGSASRTDRIAKYNQLLRIEEELGGNAYYPGLDFKFLKK is encoded by the coding sequence ATGGGCTCAATTGTAGAAATTAAAGCAAGACAAATTCTTGATTCAAGAGGAAATCCAACGGTAGAAGTGGATGTAACAACAGAAGACGGTGCATTAGGAAGAGCAGCCGTTCCAAGTGGTGCATCTACAGGAGCACATGAGGCAGTGGAATTACGCGATGGTGATAAAGCTGTTTATTTAGGCAAAGGTGTTTTAAAAGCAGTTGAGAACATAAATGGTAAAATAGCTGATGCGCTTTTAGGAGTTGATGTATTTGAGCAAAACAATATAGATGCAGCCATGATTGCTTTGGACGGAACTGAAAATAAAGCAGTTTTAGGAGCCAATGCAATTTTAGCAGTTTCATTAGCTTGTGCAAAAGCAGGAGCCATTGAATCTAATATGCCTTTATACCGTTATGTTGGAGGAGTAAATGCAAATACGCTGCCTATTCCTATGATGAATATAGTGAATGGCGGTTCGCATGCTGATAATTCTATTGATTTCCAGGAGTTCATGATTATGCCTGTTGGTGCCGATAGCTTTAGCAGGGCATTACAAATGGGAACAGAAGTTTTTCATCATTTAAAAGCAGTTTTAAAATCCAAAGGTTATTCAACCAATGTGGGTGATGAAGGTGGTTTTGCTCCCAATATTAAATCGAACGAAGAAGCAATAGAAACGGTATTAACAGCTATAGAAAAAGCAGGTTTTAAACCGGGACAAGATATTTATATAGCAATGGATGCTGCAACAACCGAGTTTTACGATGAAAAAACAGGTTTGTACACATTTAAAAAATCAGATGGAAAACAAATGACTTCATCAGAAATGGTGAGCTATTGGAAAACATGGTGCGATAAATATCCGATTATTTCAATTGAAGATGGTTTAGCGGAAGATGATTGGGCTGGATGGGCTGAATTAACCCAAGTATTAGGTAGCAAAGTGCAATTGGTAGGGGACGATTTGTTTGTAACCAACACCAAACGTTTGGCTGATGGAATTAAAAAAGGAGTAGCCAATTCTATTTTAGTAAAAGTAAATCAAATTGGTAGTTTAACTGAAACTATTGATGCTGTTAATTTAGCTACACGTAATTCATATACCAATATTATGAGTCATAGAAGTGGCGAGACTGAAGATACTACTATTGCCGATTTAGCTGTTGCTTTAAATAGCGGACAGATTAAAACGGGTTCAGCAAGTAGAACAGATAGAATTGCTAAATACAACCAACTATTACGTATAGAAGAAGAATTAGGAGGAAATGCTTATTATCCTGGTTTGGATTTTAAATTTTTAAAAAAATAA
- the carA gene encoding glutamine-hydrolyzing carbamoyl-phosphate synthase small subunit has translation MWTNIEKPSLAKNLKKYTFAKTQTTLNKLINKFPAVLLLADGTVFKGTSIGKIGTTVGEICFNTGMTGYQEVFTDPSYFGQILVETNVHIGNYGVHNDEIESSDIKIAGLVCKSFNVVHDRKQASQTIQEYFALNNLVGIADVDTRAIVRHIRQKGAMNCIISSEEKTIEELQAELAKAPSMEGLELSSKVSTPETYYVGNENAARKVAVLDLGVKQNILRCLADRDNYLAVFNCKTSFQEMMKFKPDGFMISNGPGDPSVMPYAVDTVKQIVDAGVPLFGICLGHQILAESQGLETFKMHNGHRGLNHPVKNLVTGLSEITSQNHGFAVKADDVTSNDNIEVTHINLNDNTIEGIKLKNKKAFSVQYHPEAAPGPHDSRYLFDDFVKIMN, from the coding sequence ATGTGGACAAACATTGAAAAACCTTCATTGGCAAAAAACTTAAAAAAGTATACTTTTGCCAAAACCCAAACCACCTTGAATAAGTTAATTAATAAATTTCCTGCAGTGTTACTTTTAGCCGATGGCACTGTATTTAAAGGCACTTCTATTGGTAAAATTGGTACAACCGTTGGTGAAATATGCTTTAATACAGGCATGACCGGCTACCAGGAAGTATTTACCGACCCTAGTTATTTTGGACAGATTTTAGTAGAAACCAATGTTCATATTGGTAATTATGGTGTTCATAATGACGAAATTGAAAGCAGCGATATAAAAATTGCCGGTTTAGTTTGTAAAAGTTTTAACGTAGTACACGATAGGAAACAAGCCTCACAAACCATTCAGGAATATTTTGCATTGAATAACTTGGTTGGAATAGCCGATGTAGATACAAGAGCTATTGTTAGGCACATTCGCCAGAAAGGGGCAATGAATTGTATTATTTCATCAGAAGAAAAAACAATAGAAGAGTTACAGGCTGAATTAGCTAAAGCACCTTCAATGGAAGGTTTAGAACTTTCAAGTAAAGTTTCAACTCCCGAAACCTATTATGTAGGCAATGAAAATGCAGCTCGCAAAGTAGCCGTACTTGACTTAGGAGTAAAACAAAATATATTACGTTGTTTAGCTGACAGAGACAATTACCTAGCTGTTTTTAATTGCAAAACATCATTTCAGGAAATGATGAAATTTAAACCTGACGGTTTTATGATATCAAATGGTCCTGGCGACCCCAGTGTTATGCCATATGCAGTAGATACTGTTAAACAAATTGTTGATGCAGGAGTTCCATTGTTTGGTATTTGTTTAGGTCACCAGATATTGGCCGAAAGTCAGGGATTAGAAACATTTAAGATGCACAACGGGCACAGAGGCTTAAATCATCCGGTAAAAAATTTAGTAACCGGGTTAAGTGAAATTACCTCTCAAAATCACGGTTTTGCTGTTAAAGCAGATGATGTAACAAGTAATGACAATATAGAAGTAACACATATTAACTTAAACGATAATACCATTGAAGGCATAAAATTGAAAAACAAAAAAGCTTTTTCAGTCCAATACCATCCGGAGGCAGCACCAGGCCCTCATGATAGCAGGTACTTATTCGATGACTTTGTGAAAATAATGAATTAA
- a CDS encoding tetratricopeptide repeat-containing sensor histidine kinase: protein MKQYRVTTLSVHKQIKIGVLLVVLFFSGLRLIAQENNVLFDSLRDESRKNYFSGNFEKAFEINDYVLKLAIEKKEKKYQIYSLNTFMFYSINDNKYLPAFNASEEAIHIAKEIKNDTLLAYLYIYRSELLAKINNTDGAITYLLKAKRILMKFDDYESSLLLNSTLALFYYNQKEYSKAIQYFKLALEQYAKKKDTNNYRGAFDNIGLCYRNLGNYKLAEFYFKQAIHFSKSFKSDIGEVNANINLAVNYSLQKDFNKAISIANYTVSLIKKYKITDNYLIEISTQLAKIYLEKKDLKKLDSVMNQLGKLFYDDKVISEQRLNYLEVVYKRNKMAESPNYVYDFENFIAIKDSLEGLKKVKLDSGVSNKYEIAEKLENYTDIEQNLKIEKVEKTWAIYLIIIISIAVIVLSFLIYKAQKNIKNANLLKEEITQKNKELEILNKQKDYILATVAHDLRGPIGNISSITSFIEEETVLSEDNKNFIKLINQSVDLSLNIISDLVDAIALDNKTMLLKQDKILLKETIETVLRMLQTQINKKEISIHTDYFDGLEIKGDKNLIIRVFFNIISNAVKFGRKNTEIAIETILFDENNVLIKIIDNGIGIEEEHLAAIFEPFTALSKKGTAGEKSTGLGLSIAKKIVELHHGRIWVESKLDEGSTFNVVLPLNYLNQILKSIPANF, encoded by the coding sequence ATGAAACAGTACAGAGTAACAACCTTAAGTGTGCATAAACAAATAAAAATAGGAGTACTTTTAGTAGTTTTATTTTTTAGTGGATTACGCTTAATAGCTCAGGAAAACAATGTTTTGTTTGATAGTTTAAGAGACGAAAGCCGTAAAAACTATTTTTCTGGAAATTTCGAAAAAGCTTTTGAAATTAATGATTATGTACTTAAATTAGCCATTGAGAAGAAAGAAAAAAAGTATCAAATTTATTCGTTGAATACTTTTATGTTCTATTCCATTAATGACAATAAATATCTACCTGCCTTTAATGCTTCAGAGGAAGCCATACATATAGCAAAAGAAATAAAAAACGATACCCTTTTAGCCTATTTATACATTTACAGAAGTGAGTTATTGGCAAAAATAAACAATACTGATGGTGCAATAACCTATTTGCTAAAAGCAAAAAGGATATTGATGAAATTTGATGATTACGAGAGTTCATTACTACTCAACTCAACCCTTGCTTTATTTTATTACAACCAAAAAGAGTATTCAAAAGCAATTCAATACTTTAAATTAGCATTGGAACAATATGCTAAAAAGAAAGATACAAATAATTATAGAGGAGCTTTCGATAATATAGGTTTATGTTACAGAAATTTAGGTAACTACAAGTTAGCCGAATTTTATTTTAAGCAAGCCATCCATTTTTCAAAGTCATTTAAATCAGATATTGGAGAAGTAAATGCCAATATCAATTTAGCTGTCAATTATTCATTACAAAAAGACTTTAATAAAGCCATTAGTATTGCTAATTATACCGTTAGTCTTATTAAGAAATATAAAATTACCGATAACTACTTAATTGAAATTAGCACACAACTGGCTAAAATATATTTAGAAAAGAAAGATTTAAAAAAACTAGATTCAGTTATGAATCAGTTAGGTAAATTGTTTTATGATGATAAAGTAATAAGTGAACAAAGGCTAAATTATTTAGAAGTTGTATATAAGCGGAACAAAATGGCCGAAAGCCCTAATTATGTATACGATTTTGAAAACTTTATTGCAATAAAAGATTCGTTAGAAGGCCTTAAAAAAGTGAAGCTGGATAGCGGTGTCAGTAATAAATATGAAATAGCCGAAAAGCTTGAAAATTATACCGACATAGAACAAAACTTAAAAATAGAAAAGGTAGAAAAAACATGGGCCATCTACTTAATCATTATCATTTCAATAGCAGTTATTGTTCTATCTTTCTTAATTTATAAAGCCCAGAAAAATATAAAAAATGCCAATTTGCTGAAAGAAGAAATTACCCAAAAGAACAAAGAGCTGGAAATTTTAAACAAGCAAAAAGATTATATATTAGCTACTGTAGCACATGATTTGAGAGGTCCTATAGGCAACATAAGCAGTATTACAAGCTTTATAGAAGAAGAAACCGTTTTAAGCGAAGACAATAAAAACTTTATTAAGCTTATCAATCAAAGCGTTGATTTATCATTAAATATAATCAGTGATTTAGTTGATGCGATTGCTTTAGACAATAAAACAATGTTACTAAAGCAAGATAAGATTTTACTAAAAGAAACGATTGAAACGGTGCTTAGAATGTTGCAAACCCAGATAAACAAAAAAGAAATTTCAATACATACTGATTATTTTGATGGCCTGGAAATTAAAGGAGATAAGAACTTAATAATAAGAGTGTTTTTTAATATCATATCCAATGCGGTTAAGTTTGGACGAAAAAATACAGAAATAGCCATTGAGACCATTTTGTTTGATGAGAACAATGTATTGATAAAAATTATTGATAACGGAATAGGAATAGAAGAAGAACATTTAGCGGCTATTTTCGAACCTTTTACAGCATTATCAAAAAAAGGAACGGCAGGCGAAAAATCAACAGGTTTAGGCTTATCAATTGCTAAAAAAATAGTGGAGCTACATCATGGTCGGATTTGGGTTGAAAGTAAATTAGACGAAGGTTCTACGTTTAATGTGGTATTGCCATTAAATTATTTAAATCAGATTTTAAAAAGCATCCCGGCTAATTTTTAG
- a CDS encoding ABC transporter permease — protein MKFFQHFGEYLLFLKAVFTKPEKSKIFIKQIFTESNSIGVGSFAIISLISSFIGAVSTIQIGYQLVSGILPDYLIGRIVRDSNILEFAPTVTALVLAGKVGSNIASEIGTMKVTEQIDALEIMGINAANYTSLAKIISGILTIPMLVLYAMLLSLIGGAISGWASGIISVESFVKGLRTDFMGYNLVFAMTKAYTFSFLITSVSAFQGFRTQGGALEVGESSTKAVVYSCMSIIFFDYIISQLMLFK, from the coding sequence ATGAAGTTTTTTCAACATTTTGGTGAGTATTTATTGTTTTTAAAAGCAGTATTTACCAAGCCCGAAAAAAGTAAAATATTTATAAAGCAGATTTTTACAGAAAGCAATAGCATCGGAGTAGGTTCATTTGCCATTATATCATTAATCAGTTCATTTATTGGGGCCGTTTCAACTATTCAAATAGGCTACCAGTTAGTGAGTGGAATTTTACCCGATTACTTAATTGGCCGTATTGTACGCGATAGTAATATTTTAGAATTTGCTCCTACAGTAACAGCGTTAGTATTAGCTGGAAAAGTAGGTAGTAATATAGCTTCAGAAATTGGTACCATGAAAGTTACCGAGCAGATTGATGCATTAGAAATTATGGGTATAAATGCAGCCAATTATACCTCATTAGCCAAAATTATATCAGGCATATTAACCATACCCATGTTGGTTTTGTATGCTATGTTATTAAGCTTAATAGGCGGAGCCATCTCGGGTTGGGCCTCAGGAATTATAAGCGTTGAAAGTTTTGTAAAAGGATTGAGAACCGACTTTATGGGATACAATCTCGTTTTTGCTATGACCAAAGCATATACCTTTTCATTTTTAATTACTTCAGTTTCAGCTTTTCAGGGTTTCAGAACACAAGGAGGAGCTTTAGAAGTAGGAGAGAGTAGTACAAAAGCTGTGGTTTACAGTTGTATGAGTATTATATTTTTTGATTATATCATTTCACAATTAATGTTATTCAAATGA
- a CDS encoding 3-hydroxyanthranilate 3,4-dioxygenase: MIRRPFNLQKWIDENRHLLKPPVANKNLYPEGTDYIVMIVGGPNARKDYHYNETEELFYQLEGEITVRIQEEGKAVDIKLGPGDMFLCPPNTPHSPLRTEGSIGLVIERVRKGKGLMDGLMWFCEKCNHQLKEYKFELSDIETDFLPRFKEFYSSEEARTCKNCGHVMETDSRFV, translated from the coding sequence ATGATAAGAAGACCCTTTAACTTACAAAAATGGATAGATGAAAACAGGCATTTATTAAAACCGCCTGTTGCTAATAAAAATTTATATCCAGAAGGAACAGATTATATTGTAATGATAGTTGGTGGGCCAAATGCCAGAAAAGATTATCACTATAATGAAACCGAAGAGTTGTTTTATCAATTAGAAGGAGAAATAACCGTTCGTATTCAGGAGGAGGGTAAAGCCGTTGATATAAAATTAGGCCCTGGTGATATGTTTTTATGCCCGCCAAATACCCCACATTCCCCATTAAGAACAGAAGGCTCCATTGGTTTGGTAATTGAAAGAGTTAGAAAAGGCAAAGGTTTAATGGACGGTTTAATGTGGTTTTGCGAAAAGTGCAACCATCAGTTAAAAGAATACAAGTTTGAGTTAAGTGATATAGAAACCGATTTCTTACCCCGTTTTAAAGAATTTTATAGCTCTGAAGAAGCACGTACTTGTAAAAATTGCGGGCACGTAATGGAAACAGATTCACGTTTTGTTTAA